One Hippoglossus stenolepis isolate QCI-W04-F060 chromosome 22, HSTE1.2, whole genome shotgun sequence DNA segment encodes these proteins:
- the LOC118101257 gene encoding zinc finger CCCH-type antiviral protein 1 isoform X1: MATARTPEDEHPPEDGDESPRGRDSDVDADSQVSLRTHRVLESVSVSLSLIYTVTVKEPCRYYNKSRCRDGARCPYPHVCKFALSGNCRYGSGCKLIHPREGRSSTQAGGGARERSTSRDPKISDSRLYQWQMNEGSGWMDFSNDHVIEAQYCLPHTKSITLYNTKYGAVNIDFKSMTVSGKNLRVRRLDDGNTEWVWFCTLYSKWIKYGDKDPDGKPTPANSSDIEQKFQSNPTSSFTFSIGAKTFEIKFGEMRQVSSDRKRKVTRRPLYRQRQAGAGVPQGQSVSQNTAVGTKPQWQFEGDKRVWHNFKNTRGTNETSDDIEQTFQDDPNQTMNVKANGNTYNLDFGAMTQTNLKTKFTRNIRRVLV; the protein is encoded by the exons ATGGCGACAGCTCGCA ctccTGAGGACGAACACCCCCCTGAGGACGGTGATGAGTCGCCCAGAGGCAGAGATTCAGATGTAGACGCTGATTCTCAGGTTAGTCTGCGGACACACAGGGTGTTGGAATCTGTATCAGTTTCATTATCACTTATTTACACGGTGACTGTGAAGGAGCCCTGCAGGTATTACAATAAGAGCCGCTGTCGGGACGGTGCCAGGTGCCCTTACCCGCACGTCTGCAAGTTTGCCCTGAGTGGAAACTGTCGATACGGGTCCGGATGTAAGCTGATACACCCCAGAGAAGGAAGGAGCTCGACTCAGGCCGGCGGGGGCGCCAGAGAGCGATCTACATCGAGag ATCCAAAGATTTCTGACAGCCGGCTCTACCAGTGGCAGATGAATGAAGGAAGCGGCTGGATGGATTTTAGTAACGATCACGTAATCGAGGCCCAGTATTGCCTGCCCCACACCAAAAGTATTACACTCTACAACACCAAGTATGG gGCCGTGAACATTGATTTTAAGTCGATGACAGTGTCTGGGAAGAACCTGAGAGTGAGACGTCTGGATGATGGAAACACCGAGTGGGTCTGGTTCTGCACTTTGTATAGTAAGTGGATCAAGTACGGAGACAAG GATCCAGACGGAAAACCCACTCCGGCGAACAGCTCAGACATAGAACAGAAGTTCCAGAGTAACCCAACAAGCTCTTTCACTTTCAGCATCGGCGCTAAAACCTTTGAAATCAAATTCGGAG AAATGCGACAGGTGAGTTcggacagaaagaggaaagtcACTCGCCGTCCACTTTACCGACAGCGCCAAGCAGGGGCAGG GGTTCCTCAAGGCCAATCAGTTTCCCAGAATACCGCTGTGGGCACCAAACCTCAGTGGCAGTTCGAGGGAGACAAACGAGTTTGGCACAACTTCAAAAACACG CGCGGCACAAATGAAACCAGCGATGACATTGAGCAGACGTTCCAGGACGACCCCAACCAGACCATGAACGTCAAAGCCAACGGAAACACCTACAATCTGGACTTCGGAG CAATGACCCAAACCAACCTCAAGACCAAGTTCACACGCAACATCAGACGTGTGCTGGTGTGA
- the LOC118101257 gene encoding uncharacterized protein LOC118101257 isoform X2, whose translation MATARTPEDEHPPEDGDESPRGRDSDVDADSQEPCRYYNKSRCRDGARCPYPHVCKFALSGNCRYGSGCKLIHPREGRSSTQAGGGARERSTSRDPKISDSRLYQWQMNEGSGWMDFSNDHVIEAQYCLPHTKSITLYNTKYGAVNIDFKSMTVSGKNLRVRRLDDGNTEWVWFCTLYSKWIKYGDKDPDGKPTPANSSDIEQKFQSNPTSSFTFSIGAKTFEIKFGEMRQVSSDRKRKVTRRPLYRQRQAGAGVPQGQSVSQNTAVGTKPQWQFEGDKRVWHNFKNTRGTNETSDDIEQTFQDDPNQTMNVKANGNTYNLDFGAMTQTNLKTKFTRNIRRVLV comes from the exons ATGGCGACAGCTCGCA ctccTGAGGACGAACACCCCCCTGAGGACGGTGATGAGTCGCCCAGAGGCAGAGATTCAGATGTAGACGCTGATTCTCAG GAGCCCTGCAGGTATTACAATAAGAGCCGCTGTCGGGACGGTGCCAGGTGCCCTTACCCGCACGTCTGCAAGTTTGCCCTGAGTGGAAACTGTCGATACGGGTCCGGATGTAAGCTGATACACCCCAGAGAAGGAAGGAGCTCGACTCAGGCCGGCGGGGGCGCCAGAGAGCGATCTACATCGAGag ATCCAAAGATTTCTGACAGCCGGCTCTACCAGTGGCAGATGAATGAAGGAAGCGGCTGGATGGATTTTAGTAACGATCACGTAATCGAGGCCCAGTATTGCCTGCCCCACACCAAAAGTATTACACTCTACAACACCAAGTATGG gGCCGTGAACATTGATTTTAAGTCGATGACAGTGTCTGGGAAGAACCTGAGAGTGAGACGTCTGGATGATGGAAACACCGAGTGGGTCTGGTTCTGCACTTTGTATAGTAAGTGGATCAAGTACGGAGACAAG GATCCAGACGGAAAACCCACTCCGGCGAACAGCTCAGACATAGAACAGAAGTTCCAGAGTAACCCAACAAGCTCTTTCACTTTCAGCATCGGCGCTAAAACCTTTGAAATCAAATTCGGAG AAATGCGACAGGTGAGTTcggacagaaagaggaaagtcACTCGCCGTCCACTTTACCGACAGCGCCAAGCAGGGGCAGG GGTTCCTCAAGGCCAATCAGTTTCCCAGAATACCGCTGTGGGCACCAAACCTCAGTGGCAGTTCGAGGGAGACAAACGAGTTTGGCACAACTTCAAAAACACG CGCGGCACAAATGAAACCAGCGATGACATTGAGCAGACGTTCCAGGACGACCCCAACCAGACCATGAACGTCAAAGCCAACGGAAACACCTACAATCTGGACTTCGGAG CAATGACCCAAACCAACCTCAAGACCAAGTTCACACGCAACATCAGACGTGTGCTGGTGTGA